From Proteiniborus sp. MB09-C3, the proteins below share one genomic window:
- a CDS encoding lactate dehydrogenase, with amino-acid sequence MFFYKIGNKIAFSYNKYDELNEIHESEAAKERGLIFFLTALVPNSSRRSFSVSDSSLLYLKNEDLRLLVKPDEGNYNLKDWLLYKISSREIMAINTSYQNWRSVLYYIPPSKWKVNLVGLGDVGGTLLTGLRLLGGSCISEIGIYSRSAESVIRWELEANQILDAFNCNEYPLIKGISEEELFSCDMFVFCASKNVPKIGEDVGDVRLYQFEGNSEIIKKYAIMARKNNFKGIFAVVSDPVDLLCKAALIESNKNSQGIMDYGGLAPEQIRGYGLGVMNARAAYYASKNPMTASYITEGRAFGPHGQGLVIANSIENYDEELSNYLTKKTLYANLEVREAGYKPFVAPALSSGALSILNTIKGNWHYSATFMGGVYMGAKNRLTPSGTELERLNLHVTLYKKLEETFERLATI; translated from the coding sequence ATGTTTTTTTATAAAATAGGAAACAAAATCGCATTTTCTTATAATAAATATGATGAGCTTAATGAAATTCATGAAAGCGAAGCCGCTAAAGAAAGAGGATTAATATTTTTTCTCACAGCTTTAGTGCCTAATTCTTCAAGAAGAAGCTTCTCTGTTTCTGATTCTTCGCTGTTATACCTAAAAAATGAAGATTTAAGATTGTTAGTAAAGCCTGATGAAGGGAATTATAATTTAAAGGACTGGTTACTTTATAAAATTAGCTCTAGAGAGATCATGGCTATAAATACAAGCTATCAGAATTGGAGAAGTGTATTGTATTATATCCCACCTTCTAAGTGGAAGGTGAACCTCGTAGGACTTGGCGACGTAGGCGGAACTCTTTTAACCGGACTTCGTCTTCTAGGAGGAAGCTGTATATCTGAAATTGGCATATATTCAAGATCAGCAGAATCTGTAATTAGATGGGAACTAGAGGCAAACCAGATATTAGATGCTTTCAATTGCAATGAATACCCTCTAATTAAAGGAATCTCAGAAGAAGAATTATTTAGCTGTGACATGTTTGTATTTTGTGCTTCAAAAAATGTACCTAAGATAGGAGAAGATGTTGGAGATGTAAGGCTTTATCAGTTTGAGGGAAATTCAGAAATTATTAAAAAATATGCTATTATGGCAAGAAAAAATAATTTTAAGGGAATATTTGCTGTAGTCTCTGATCCTGTAGATTTGCTATGTAAAGCAGCTCTTATAGAAAGCAATAAAAATTCACAAGGAATTATGGATTATGGTGGACTTGCACCAGAGCAAATAAGAGGATATGGGCTTGGTGTTATGAATGCAAGAGCAGCGTATTATGCTTCTAAAAATCCAATGACAGCATCTTATATCACCGAAGGGAGAGCCTTTGGACCTCATGGTCAAGGATTAGTTATAGCTAATAGTATAGAAAATTATGATGAAGAGCTATCAAATTATCTAACTAAAAAAACACTATATGCAAATTTAGAGGTTAGAGAAGCTGGATATAAGCCTTTTGTAGCACCTGCCCTATCCTCTGGTGCACTATCAATTCTAAATACTATAAAAGGCAATTGGCACTATAGTGCTACCTTTATGGGCGGTGTCTATATGGGAGCCAAAAATAGACTAACTCCTTCAGGTACAGAGCTTGAACGTCTAAATCTTCATGTAACATTGTATAAGAAATTGGAAGAAACCTTTGAAAGGTTGGCAACCATATGA
- a CDS encoding DUF5668 domain-containing protein, with product MKKNNIILGVIIVFIGIFLLLYNLDFIRWSIFEVAFDLWPLILIAVGASIVFNDNKTIKTLIWIVFFVIIIAYGFYLQYSRYQLPPVNNTPNMTYELNDKLKTATLDLDLSAVNLKINSSSDINLFDGYVENPNVDKKIDYLNNGENAQIILKERTKGINFKGNKGYESNLYLSDKVYWDIDGDIGAVSGNMDFRNIRVTNVDFDFGAGDINLLFGNNVENLNVDIEAGATNISVTVPENLGVRVKLDGGLKHSNLKDLNWKLVNDWYMSPNYESSISKASINVDMGVGNFDLNIE from the coding sequence GTGAAAAAAAATAATATCATTTTGGGAGTAATTATAGTATTTATCGGCATATTTTTATTACTCTACAATCTTGATTTCATAAGATGGTCTATATTTGAAGTAGCCTTTGACTTATGGCCCTTAATACTTATTGCAGTAGGTGCTTCCATAGTCTTTAATGATAATAAAACCATAAAGACTCTAATATGGATTGTTTTTTTCGTAATAATCATTGCTTATGGTTTTTATCTGCAATACAGCAGATATCAGTTACCACCAGTAAATAATACTCCAAATATGACCTACGAGCTTAATGATAAATTGAAAACAGCTACCCTTGATTTAGATTTATCTGCTGTTAATTTAAAAATCAACTCATCATCTGATATAAACTTGTTTGATGGGTATGTAGAAAACCCAAATGTAGATAAAAAAATAGACTATCTTAATAACGGTGAGAATGCACAGATTATCTTAAAAGAAAGAACTAAGGGAATTAACTTTAAGGGAAACAAAGGCTATGAAAGCAATCTTTATCTTTCTGATAAAGTGTATTGGGACATTGATGGAGATATTGGTGCTGTAAGCGGCAATATGGATTTTAGGAATATTAGAGTAACTAATGTTGATTTTGATTTTGGTGCTGGCGATATAAACCTATTGTTTGGAAACAATGTTGAAAATTTAAATGTAGATATTGAGGCCGGAGCTACAAACATTAGTGTTACCGTTCCAGAGAACTTAGGAGTGAGAGTTAAACTAGATGGAGGATTGAAGCACAGCAATCTTAAAGATTTGAACTGGAAGCTTGTAAATGACTGGTATATGTCTCCTAACTATGAATCATCTATATCAAAAGCAAGCATTAATGTTGATATGGGAGTAGGAAACTTTGATTTGAATATTGAATAA
- a CDS encoding cytidyltransferase, whose amino-acid sequence MNSSLSQKIHNKLIHSLMNESFINELSLDIKIIRENISEASFINKVNEMTDEKDFSCKAVYSLCKNLLKQVCGTELPDNWLYYVYQFTLNKSFPNAIDINTESKYSAAIIFYLKALRVLSEFEKNINTSTCQSKYPLNFLNAEEEKSSASLAEYRQFKNIFNNSYAYEMMKLHQEITNHNTLDHVCGVHHLSLFIGRQIKNYGLPIDLGKLSGAAAGHDIGKYGCSRSEYKRVPYLHYYYTDLWYKKHDIPYIGHIATYHSTWDLELENLPIESLVLIYSDFRVKNKELPDGSRIMHIYSLRESFNIILNKLDNVDSEKEKRYRRVYSKLKDFEDFITNAGVNVNLDNSVAEPNKVKRHISFMQGQEIIENIKYKAIEHNIHVMNIFRNEASLNSILEMAAGETDWKKLRGYINIFEEYSAFLTQRQKLITLNFLYDFLTHKEEDVRKQCAQLIGSFIAIFDEVYRKEVPDDVNIASPEVTSSELLDKYIGLFLSPDHKIIEAHRKWIGFSLGDMITSLFKHCNKEQGKDYINVLFKYYEAAYSFEWEAILYLIQTVKCIPFNKFDDLELDRVLSFIGKMTDSYNLDIELSALESIYYLSFQIDKKYFNEVILKLSDNASYPDIPAINYLKYKISEVLSFDENTKALFKSYFLGDYEKIGDVFLKNLKTATSWIIKKTSIDFLLELGIESPRKNGLHTAMHYCNLIKVSATENVRTHAGLALLHLFPYLTLDEKNDVSVELLRALEMQGFQFTKYIPPYLGRMLLYLHPVELDEIIDDFIEKIKQSSSQVTFLLLRTIGSTISNYPQYKERFNEDTDRNIQRLKKMLGILLNGLVNYDYQINHEAFRVIGKEIFGSSELSLKEKGDIFKLILKKILTLLVKIDRDKLTFLSNSAALNHIYRFISDYVFFYGEFDISHNSNVAFYPGTFDPFSLGHKEIAKAIRNLGFEVYLAVDEFSWSKRTQPNLLRREIINMSIADELGIHLFPEDIQVNITNDYDLKALRDCFPNSNVHMVAGSDVILNASSYKNKETESSIHSFPHIIFDRRSFVSTEHDDKKLEKAIQNISGKIIRLTLPPQYEDISSTQIRTYIDENRDISQLIDPLAQKYIYEYGVYRKEPQYKTLFQTTSIDIEVIEKIDETLISSLCQLFFNNNEKAYERIFNLKTKFSPRIILLRDKDDDRKILGFSMFHWIRSGMFYGEFENQNVSEYIRQNAVGRVLLVDGIYIDHSSRFSNLNQVLLTETLSFCLAKDYTYAVFKSSIDTYLQPDIYETLELQGFQLIPFSDEKNPIYAVNMTNPCTLSLDIKTVIKEPFKSNENVIGSINRARKRLQLALTRLYPGNLVLPFDIDILHKKLINKICETNVVPTQVMEPRTLGGFMCVPFGSILKGSIIPNTVTKSMHTEKRFESDLKSSTIVPSQYYMNLENQIKLLHSFNRPVILIDDLLHKGYRMNAISPLLNQEGITVEKTIVGILSGRGKELMDAHGNQVDSAYFIPNLRVWFNESLLYPFMGGDSVWTGDQPKRYMIPSINLIMPYMYPKFIKNTTGEAIINLSEICILNSIDILQTIEREYLLAEERNFTLKHLGEVFTYPRCPELGRNIEYDLNLKPSEYLKNDIERLNRIRNIVR is encoded by the coding sequence ATGAATAGTTCATTGTCACAAAAGATACATAACAAATTGATACATTCCTTAATGAATGAAAGTTTTATAAATGAACTTTCATTAGATATAAAAATTATCAGGGAAAATATATCGGAGGCTTCATTTATAAATAAAGTTAATGAAATGACAGATGAAAAAGACTTTAGCTGTAAGGCAGTTTATAGCCTTTGTAAAAATTTACTTAAACAAGTATGTGGTACTGAACTCCCCGACAATTGGCTATACTATGTCTATCAATTTACCCTTAATAAATCATTTCCTAATGCAATTGACATAAATACAGAATCAAAATACAGTGCTGCTATAATCTTTTATCTGAAAGCTCTTAGAGTATTATCTGAATTTGAAAAAAATATAAATACTAGTACTTGTCAAAGTAAATATCCTTTAAACTTTCTCAATGCTGAGGAAGAGAAGAGCTCCGCAAGCTTAGCTGAATATAGACAATTTAAAAATATATTTAACAATAGTTATGCTTATGAAATGATGAAGCTTCATCAGGAAATAACTAACCATAATACTCTTGATCACGTTTGTGGAGTTCATCATTTATCATTATTTATAGGAAGACAAATTAAGAATTATGGGCTTCCAATTGATCTAGGTAAATTGTCTGGTGCAGCTGCCGGCCATGATATAGGTAAGTATGGTTGCAGCCGAAGTGAGTATAAAAGAGTTCCATATCTGCATTATTATTATACGGATTTATGGTATAAGAAGCATGATATCCCCTATATCGGTCACATTGCCACTTACCATTCTACTTGGGATTTAGAGCTAGAAAACCTGCCGATAGAATCTCTTGTTCTAATATATTCAGACTTTAGAGTAAAAAATAAAGAACTCCCTGATGGCAGTAGAATAATGCACATTTATTCGCTAAGAGAATCCTTTAACATCATATTAAATAAGCTAGACAATGTGGATTCAGAAAAGGAAAAAAGATATAGGCGAGTATATTCTAAGCTCAAAGACTTTGAAGACTTTATTACAAACGCTGGAGTAAACGTTAATTTAGATAATAGTGTTGCAGAACCTAATAAAGTTAAAAGACATATCTCTTTTATGCAAGGACAGGAAATAATAGAAAACATTAAATATAAAGCTATTGAGCATAACATTCATGTCATGAATATATTTAGAAATGAAGCATCTTTGAATTCCATTTTAGAAATGGCTGCAGGAGAAACTGATTGGAAGAAGCTTCGCGGATATATAAATATTTTCGAGGAATATTCAGCTTTCTTAACTCAAAGACAAAAACTCATAACCCTGAACTTTCTTTATGATTTTTTAACTCATAAGGAAGAAGATGTTAGAAAACAATGCGCACAGCTAATTGGCAGCTTCATAGCCATATTTGATGAGGTATATAGAAAAGAAGTTCCCGATGATGTAAATATAGCATCACCAGAAGTGACTAGTAGTGAACTTCTTGATAAGTATATTGGCTTATTTCTATCTCCTGATCATAAAATAATTGAAGCCCATAGGAAATGGATTGGTTTTAGCTTAGGAGATATGATAACATCCCTATTTAAGCATTGCAATAAAGAACAAGGAAAAGATTATATAAATGTTCTCTTTAAATACTATGAAGCTGCATACAGCTTTGAATGGGAGGCCATACTTTATTTAATACAAACTGTCAAATGCATACCCTTTAATAAATTTGATGATCTAGAGCTTGATAGGGTACTAAGCTTCATCGGGAAAATGACTGATAGCTATAACTTAGACATTGAGCTTTCTGCTTTAGAAAGCATTTACTACTTATCCTTTCAAATCGATAAAAAATATTTTAATGAAGTAATCCTTAAGCTATCAGATAACGCTAGTTACCCTGATATTCCTGCAATAAATTATTTGAAATATAAGATATCTGAGGTATTAAGCTTTGATGAAAATACTAAAGCTTTGTTTAAAAGCTACTTCTTAGGTGATTATGAGAAAATAGGCGATGTATTTCTTAAAAACCTAAAAACAGCAACAAGCTGGATAATAAAGAAAACATCTATTGATTTTCTTCTTGAGCTAGGGATAGAATCCCCAAGAAAAAACGGATTACATACTGCTATGCATTACTGTAATCTAATAAAGGTAAGTGCAACTGAAAATGTAAGAACTCATGCTGGTTTAGCATTGCTTCACCTATTTCCTTACCTTACTCTAGATGAGAAAAATGATGTAAGTGTTGAGCTTTTACGTGCCCTTGAAATGCAAGGCTTTCAATTTACTAAGTATATACCACCATATTTAGGGAGAATGCTGCTCTACCTACATCCTGTGGAACTGGATGAAATAATAGATGATTTTATTGAAAAAATTAAACAGTCTAGTTCACAGGTTACTTTTCTTTTGCTCCGAACCATAGGAAGTACTATTTCAAATTACCCGCAATATAAAGAAAGATTTAATGAGGATACAGATAGAAATATTCAAAGGCTGAAAAAAATGCTAGGAATATTATTAAATGGACTGGTAAATTATGATTATCAGATTAATCACGAGGCCTTTAGAGTTATAGGAAAAGAAATATTTGGCTCGTCTGAGCTTTCACTAAAAGAAAAAGGAGACATATTTAAGCTTATTCTAAAAAAGATTCTCACATTGCTAGTCAAAATCGACAGAGATAAGCTTACTTTTTTAAGTAATTCAGCTGCATTAAATCATATCTATAGATTTATATCTGATTATGTGTTTTTCTATGGAGAATTTGACATCAGTCATAATTCTAATGTGGCCTTTTACCCAGGTACCTTTGATCCTTTTTCTCTTGGTCATAAGGAAATAGCAAAGGCAATAAGGAATTTAGGCTTTGAAGTTTACTTAGCAGTTGATGAGTTTTCCTGGTCAAAAAGAACTCAGCCGAACTTATTAAGGCGAGAAATAATAAATATGTCCATAGCTGATGAGCTTGGGATACATTTGTTCCCCGAGGATATACAAGTCAATATTACTAATGATTATGATTTGAAAGCCTTAAGGGATTGCTTCCCTAACTCTAATGTACATATGGTTGCTGGAAGTGATGTAATACTTAATGCTTCAAGCTATAAAAATAAGGAAACTGAAAGTTCAATACATAGCTTCCCTCATATTATCTTTGATAGAAGGAGCTTTGTTTCTACTGAACATGATGATAAGAAATTAGAAAAAGCAATACAAAATATTAGCGGAAAAATCATAAGACTTACTCTACCTCCCCAGTACGAGGATATAAGCTCAACACAAATTAGAACCTATATAGATGAAAATAGGGATATATCCCAGCTAATAGACCCATTAGCTCAAAAATATATTTATGAATATGGAGTATATAGAAAAGAACCTCAATATAAGACTTTATTTCAAACTACCTCTATAGATATTGAAGTAATTGAAAAAATAGATGAAACCTTGATTTCTAGTCTGTGCCAATTATTTTTTAATAATAATGAGAAGGCCTATGAGAGAATATTCAACTTAAAAACAAAATTCAGTCCTCGTATAATATTACTTAGAGATAAGGATGATGACAGAAAAATACTTGGTTTCTCCATGTTCCACTGGATTAGGTCAGGTATGTTCTACGGTGAATTTGAAAACCAAAATGTATCTGAATATATAAGGCAGAATGCTGTAGGAAGAGTTTTATTAGTAGATGGAATATATATTGACCATTCCTCCCGATTTAGTAATCTAAATCAAGTCCTGCTTACAGAAACTCTCTCATTTTGTCTAGCTAAGGATTATACCTATGCAGTTTTTAAGAGCTCTATAGATACTTATTTACAGCCTGATATATATGAAACCCTTGAGCTCCAAGGCTTTCAGCTGATACCATTTAGTGATGAAAAAAATCCTATTTATGCAGTGAATATGACTAATCCATGTACTTTGAGCCTTGATATCAAAACAGTGATTAAGGAGCCATTCAAAAGTAACGAAAATGTTATAGGCTCAATAAATAGAGCAAGAAAAAGACTCCAATTGGCATTGACAAGATTATATCCAGGCAATTTGGTCTTGCCATTTGATATAGATATTTTGCATAAAAAATTAATTAACAAGATATGTGAAACCAATGTTGTGCCTACCCAAGTAATGGAGCCCAGAACTCTTGGAGGCTTTATGTGTGTACCCTTTGGCTCCATATTAAAAGGCTCTATAATACCTAATACTGTTACTAAGTCAATGCATACTGAAAAAAGATTTGAATCAGACTTAAAAAGCTCAACCATTGTTCCTTCTCAATACTATATGAATTTGGAGAATCAAATTAAACTATTACACTCCTTTAATAGACCTGTAATATTAATTGACGACTTGCTTCATAAAGGCTATAGAATGAACGCAATTAGTCCACTTCTTAATCAAGAAGGTATAACTGTAGAAAAAACAATAGTAGGTATACTTTCTGGAAGAGGAAAAGAATTGATGGATGCTCATGGAAATCAGGTCGATTCTGCATATTTTATCCCTAATTTAAGGGTGTGGTTTAATGAAAGCTTGCTTTATCCTTTTATGGGAGGGGATTCGGTATGGACAGGAGATCAGCCTAAAAGGTATATGATTCCATCAATCAACTTAATAATGCCTTACATGTATCCTAAGTTCATAAAAAATACAACTGGAGAGGCTATTATCAATTTATCAGAAATATGCATATTAAATTCTATAGACATACTTCAAACTATTGAAAGAGAGTATTTATTAGCTGAGGAAAGAAATTTTACTCTTAAGCATTTAGGTGAAGTATTCACTTATCCTAGATGTCCTGAATTAGGAAGAAACATAGAATATGACCTGAATCTCAAGCCTTCGGAATACCTTAAGAACGATATTGAGAGATTGAATAGAATTAGAAATATAGTCAGATAA
- a CDS encoding PspC domain-containing protein, which yields MSKQLYRSRENKVIGGVCGGLAEYLDVDPVIVRLVCVLLFFAKAIGVIAYIVCMIIIPEAPFGYRKNEENLNDGPDPEYTYDNANTENKDERNKMILGVTLIGLGALIFAKKLFYWFDFVNFGGIILVLAGVYIIVNGREKNSEKK from the coding sequence ATGAGCAAGCAGCTTTATCGTTCGCGAGAAAATAAGGTTATAGGTGGAGTTTGTGGTGGATTGGCAGAGTATCTTGATGTCGATCCTGTAATCGTAAGATTAGTATGTGTTCTACTATTTTTTGCGAAAGCCATAGGAGTTATTGCATATATTGTATGTATGATTATCATTCCTGAGGCGCCTTTTGGCTATAGAAAAAACGAAGAAAATTTAAATGATGGTCCTGATCCAGAATATACTTATGACAATGCTAATACAGAAAATAAAGATGAAAGAAATAAAATGATACTTGGAGTAACCTTAATTGGTTTAGGAGCTCTTATTTTTGCTAAAAAATTATTTTATTGGTTTGATTTTGTGAATTTTGGTGGAATAATACTTGTTTTAGCTGGTGTGTATATAATAGTTAATGGGAGGGAAAAAAACAGTGAAAAAAAATAA
- a CDS encoding FtsW/RodA/SpoVE family cell cycle protein has translation MTKKLLGIRSPQSLLMLINILALLLLITFNTELERNIIYSAIVLILTISLSSFVLYKISSGDNYIFLIVTMLISIGIIMIYRINPALGFKQILWFGIGIIVFFISYFTIKNIKYWDKLLYFYLGLSLVLFLATLIFGTKNKGATNWIIIFGSSFQPAELIKILFIFSLASYYTNKDKYNNKLIFLAVVYAHIGFLFIQKDLGTAMLFFLLFISILYVYEEDRRLILYNMASAVVLGVLGYFMFNHVRVRVETWINPWADIDGKGYQITQSLFAIASGGFFGTGIGLGHPEFIPEVHNDFIFSAICEEMGVFTGIAVIFLFLIIVYRGVKIALQQQNQFFRIIALGITLMFGYQAFIILGGVTKMIPLTGITLPFVSYGGSSLVSSFAALGILQVASEELDLEQEEEDEHRIQEDN, from the coding sequence ATGACTAAAAAACTACTTGGAATCAGATCACCTCAGAGTCTTTTAATGCTTATAAATATTTTGGCTTTGCTGCTTTTAATAACCTTTAATACAGAACTTGAGAGAAATATCATATACTCAGCAATAGTATTGATTCTCACAATTTCTCTATCTAGTTTTGTATTATATAAGATTTCTAGTGGTGATAATTACATTTTTTTAATCGTAACTATGCTTATTAGCATAGGAATAATTATGATTTATAGAATAAATCCAGCACTTGGCTTTAAACAAATCCTATGGTTTGGAATAGGTATAATAGTATTTTTTATATCTTATTTTACTATTAAAAATATAAAGTATTGGGATAAGCTCCTTTACTTTTATTTAGGGTTATCTTTAGTATTATTCTTAGCTACTTTAATATTTGGAACTAAGAATAAAGGAGCTACAAACTGGATAATAATCTTTGGTTCCAGCTTTCAACCAGCGGAGCTGATTAAGATATTATTCATTTTTTCTCTGGCTTCTTATTACACAAATAAAGATAAATACAATAATAAGCTAATATTCTTGGCTGTGGTTTATGCACATATAGGTTTTTTATTTATACAAAAGGATTTAGGAACTGCAATGCTATTTTTCCTTTTATTTATTTCCATCCTATATGTCTATGAAGAAGATAGAAGATTGATACTATATAATATGGCAAGTGCAGTGGTATTAGGGGTATTGGGCTATTTTATGTTTAATCATGTTAGAGTTAGAGTAGAGACATGGATAAATCCTTGGGCTGATATTGATGGTAAAGGATATCAAATAACACAGTCATTGTTTGCAATTGCATCAGGAGGCTTTTTTGGAACTGGAATTGGACTTGGACATCCTGAATTTATTCCAGAGGTTCACAATGATTTTATATTTTCTGCAATATGTGAGGAAATGGGGGTATTTACTGGTATAGCAGTAATTTTCTTATTTCTGATTATTGTATATAGGGGTGTAAAAATAGCTTTACAGCAACAAAATCAATTTTTTAGAATTATTGCTTTAGGTATAACACTGATGTTTGGATATCAAGCTTTCATCATACTAGGAGGAGTTACTAAAATGATTCCACTAACAGGTATTACTTTACCTTTTGTGAGCTATGGTGGCAGTTCATTAGTATCCAGCTTTGCTGCTCTTGGGATTTTACAGGTAGCTTCTGAAGAACTTGATTTAGAACAGGAGGAAGAAGATGAACACAGAATCCAAGAGGATAATTAG
- a CDS encoding penicillin-binding transpeptidase domain-containing protein, giving the protein MNTESKRIIRILISLCGLFICLVLYISYFQIFTADKIVTSNYNKRQWINEENILRGEITDRRGTILVNSVKTDKGQIRDYKYGKTYSHIIGYSSREYGKSGIEAVYNKELLDLNDSNPIGELKNILSDGETVGNNVVLTVDHEIQSYAYKLLGNRKGSIVLMNPKTGEIYAMISNPSFNPSTLKENWEDIVANEDSPLLNRATMGMYAPGSIFKLITATAAIENRETDEVFNCEGSIKIDGYVLKDYKGEAHGQVDLNEALAKSCNVAFSQIGLEIGDSKLRNAAEKYMFNSSIPFDLRTAKSTFPGKIDSKPELGASAIGQGKVLVTPLNMAMVASAIGNKGEMVKPILMKEIINSNSRVLKKNRTELLSRVTSPEIAERLKSMMIDVVEKGTGKNARISNIRVAGKTGTAENETGKEHAWFIGFAPADDAQVAVAVIVENSGKTGGTEAAPIARDLMRKAMQVLSK; this is encoded by the coding sequence ATGAACACAGAATCCAAGAGGATAATTAGAATACTCATTTCTTTATGTGGATTATTTATTTGTCTAGTTTTATATATTAGTTATTTCCAAATATTTACAGCAGATAAAATTGTAACTAGCAACTATAATAAGAGACAATGGATTAATGAAGAAAATATATTAAGAGGAGAAATTACTGATAGAAGAGGAACTATACTAGTAAATAGTGTAAAAACAGATAAAGGACAGATTAGAGATTACAAATATGGAAAAACATATAGCCATATAATTGGGTACAGCTCTAGAGAATATGGAAAATCTGGAATAGAGGCTGTGTATAATAAAGAGCTATTAGATTTGAATGATTCAAATCCTATAGGAGAGCTGAAGAATATATTAAGTGACGGAGAAACAGTTGGAAACAATGTAGTATTAACAGTTGACCATGAAATCCAGAGCTATGCATACAAATTGCTAGGTAATAGAAAAGGCTCAATTGTACTAATGAATCCTAAAACAGGGGAGATATACGCAATGATAAGCAACCCTTCATTTAACCCCTCTACTTTAAAAGAAAACTGGGAAGATATTGTAGCAAACGAAGATAGTCCTCTACTAAATAGAGCGACTATGGGTATGTATGCTCCAGGGTCAATATTTAAGCTAATCACAGCTACGGCAGCCATAGAAAACAGAGAAACAGATGAGGTTTTCAATTGTGAAGGCTCAATTAAAATAGATGGATATGTGCTTAAGGATTATAAAGGAGAGGCTCATGGACAGGTAGATTTAAACGAAGCATTGGCAAAATCCTGTAATGTCGCTTTTAGTCAAATCGGGCTTGAAATTGGAGATTCTAAGCTTAGAAATGCAGCAGAAAAATATATGTTCAATAGCAGTATACCTTTTGACCTACGTACAGCAAAATCTACTTTTCCAGGGAAAATTGACTCTAAACCAGAACTAGGTGCTTCCGCTATAGGACAGGGCAAGGTTCTTGTAACTCCTCTAAATATGGCAATGGTTGCTTCTGCAATAGGTAATAAAGGTGAAATGGTAAAGCCGATTCTAATGAAGGAAATAATTAATAGTAACAGTAGGGTTTTAAAGAAGAATAGAACTGAGCTTTTGTCTAGAGTAACTAGTCCTGAAATAGCAGAACGGTTAAAATCTATGATGATTGATGTTGTAGAAAAAGGCACAGGGAAAAATGCTAGAATAAGCAATATTAGAGTTGCAGGGAAAACAGGGACTGCGGAAAACGAGACTGGCAAAGAACATGCATGGTTTATTGGCTTTGCACCAGCAGATGATGCACAAGTAGCAGTAGCAGTTATAGTTGAAAACAGTGGAAAGACCGGAGGAACAGAAGCAGCACCAATAGCTAGAGATTTAATGAGAAAAGCAATGCAAGTTTTAAGCAAGTAG
- a CDS encoding FHA domain-containing protein → MFNVLSLIFRYIFIFLIYLFMIGIIRMIYLDIKSMGGSISDGSSYLKLLNRKDTLHFKIKEVYVLEDDVTIGRGIQNDIVLKDPYISKDHAKIILDEGEYFLEDLKSANGTLVNDSRVLDVVKLRDGDRIKFGQVEFLFIEGD, encoded by the coding sequence GTGTTTAATGTGCTTTCATTAATATTTAGATATATTTTCATATTTCTAATCTATCTTTTTATGATAGGAATAATAAGAATGATTTACCTAGATATTAAGAGTATGGGAGGTTCAATTAGCGATGGCTCCTCATATTTAAAGTTGCTGAATAGAAAAGATACATTGCATTTTAAAATAAAGGAAGTATATGTACTAGAGGATGACGTCACAATTGGAAGAGGAATTCAAAATGATATTGTTCTAAAAGATCCTTATATTTCGAAAGACCATGCTAAAATAATTCTTGATGAGGGCGAATATTTCCTAGAGGACTTAAAAAGTGCCAATGGAACCCTTGTAAATGATTCAAGAGTTCTAGATGTTGTAAAACTAAGGGATGGTGATAGAATTAAATTTGGACAGGTAGAATTCCTTTTCATAGAAGGGGATTAA